The following are encoded in a window of Nilaparvata lugens isolate BPH chromosome 13, ASM1435652v1, whole genome shotgun sequence genomic DNA:
- the LOC111061852 gene encoding piggyBac transposable element-derived protein 1, protein MRDEPNTEAGTRADWSSMNYFEQYITTETFMSFVNFTNLRYVQEKGRNLNVTFEEMKIFFGINLLMSVLRYPRLRMYWQKFTQVSTVTSKMSRDRFTQIRTNLKIVNDLDVSQDQRKADRLWKVRPFLTAIRDGCLKMIRPVRVCIDEQMIPFTGTVTNLKQFLRGKPNPEGMKKFVLATPEGLVLDFCVYQGKGTTFQTDCHLTLNVAEAVVVKLSESVPAGSCIYMDRYFTTEKLIDLLGEQQIACTGTVMRNKLPKCDFICDKDFSRLPRGTTEMFVSQDLEKVSVAVVKWNDNKPIYLMSSKEGKTPMDECRRWCKKQKKYIDVSRPNIVTSYNQYMGGVDMNDRLISYYRNFYKTKKWTLRIIMHFFTLAVVNAWVQYRNDRKILGRPKKEISDLMDFMMEISEHLTESGDKDSSSEEELEEEQGPPPQKRKRLPPLPARLKKAGHMPEALEMKNPARCRRPGCSTGKSRIKCKRCDVFLCLTKDKNCYELFHQ, encoded by the coding sequence ATGAGGGATGAACCCAATACTGAAGCTGGAACTCGAGCAGATTGGAGTTCTATGAACTATTTTGAACAATATATCACAACCGAAACCTTCATGTCATTCGTCAATTTCACCAACCTCAGGTATGTCCAAGAAAAAGGTAGAAATCTAAATGTCACGTTTGaagagatgaaaatattttttggcaTCAACCTTCTCATGAGTGTATTGAGGTATCCAAGGCTGAGGATGTATTGGCAGAAATTCACACAGGTTTCAACTGTCACATCAAAAATGTCCAGAGATAGATTTACACAAATCcgcacaaatttaaaaattgtgaatgacCTAGATGTGTCCCAGGACCAAAGAAAAGCAGACAGACTTTGGAAAGTGAGACCATTCCTTACTGCAATAAGAGATGGATGTCTGAAGATGATTCGCCCAGTAAGAGTATGCATTGATGAGCAAATGATACCTTTTACTGGTACTGTCACAAATCTGAAACAATTTCTACGAGGCAAGCCCAATCCAGAAGGAATGAAAAAATTTGTTTTGGCAACACCGGAGGGTCTGGTTTTAGATTTCTGTGTGTATCAAGGAAAAGGCACTACCTTTCAAACAGACTGTCACCTGACTTTGAATGTAGCAGAAGCTGTTGTGGTGAAATTGTCAGAGTCTGTTCCAGCCGGCTCTTGCATCTACATGGACAGATATTTTACAACTGAAAAATTGATCGATCTGTTAGGAGAGCAGCAAATAGCTTGCACAGGGACAGTAATGAGGAATAAGCTTCCAAAATGTGATTTCATTTGCGATAAAGATTTTTCTCGTTTGCCAAGAGGTACCACTGAAATGTTTGTTTCTCAAGATTTAGAAAAGGTGTCAGTTGCTGTAGTGAAATGGAACGACAATAAGCCAATCTATCTTATGTCGAGCAAAGAAGGAAAAACTCCTATGGATGAGTGTAGACGTTGGTgcaagaaacaaaaaaaatacattgaCGTGTCAAGGCCCAATATTGTAACAAGTTACAATCAATACATGGGTGGTGTGGACATGAACGATAGGCTCATATCCTATTACAGGAACTTCTACAAGACAAAAAAGTGGACATTGAGAATTATCATGCATTTTTTCACTCTGGCTGTTGTCAATGCTTGGGTGCAATACCGCAATGATCGAAAAATTCTAGGGAGACCCAAAAAGGAAATTTCTGACCTTATGGATTTCATGATGGAGATTTCCGAGCATCTGACAGAGTCAGGAGACAAGGATAGTTCAAGTGAGGAAGAGCTTGAAGAAGAACAAGGACCTCCCCCCCAAAAAAGAAAACGTCTTCCTCCTCTACCAGCACGACTGAAGAAAGCCGGACATATGCCAGAAGCTCTTGAAATGAAGAATCCTGCAAGGTGCAGACGACCGGGATGTAGTACTGGCAAATCACGGATCAAATGTAAGAGGTGTGATGTTTTCCTCTGTCTCACAAAGGATAAAAATTGCTATGAACTATTTCACCAATAG